Proteins encoded by one window of Microbacterium testaceum:
- a CDS encoding class F sortase, translating to MTFARRASTVGAVATVVALTMAACSTATEPEPDIADATTATAEAFLDTYVDAGRVVRTDQGGDTVSEGQAYGLLLAVAADDPSRFDSIWDWTTTHLQRDDGLLAWQWKDGSVVDEQPASDADLDAARALVLAGDAFDRDDLREQGVSLGAAVLDEMTTKSALGRILLPGPWATASPHAYNPSYASPAAFDVLSRASGDPRWEELAAGSAAVTSALMDANTLPTNWATVADDGTVALAGSAGGGGEPAYGYDAARTTIRFAESCHDGDRALAARVAAALPGGDELPAELDAGAGALTSDRHPVAYAARAAALAASGRDDEARADLQRMADTAASTPTYYGAAWTALATAMLTDDVLDGCPALAGDPAAADAPGATGAGATTAPGVGAAGGFQNPVTPAAANTAPPVHISIPAIGVDSDLIGLDRGDDGWIQSPRDYDAVGWYEKGVLPGEVGPAVIAGHVDSPTGPAVFYDLPRLTPGDTVSVRRADGSTADFVVTGLQTVEKNSFPTESVYAPTPTPQLRLVTCAGAWDPASGHYVDNLVVTAVAA from the coding sequence ATGACGTTCGCACGCCGGGCGTCGACGGTCGGCGCGGTCGCCACCGTCGTCGCCCTGACGATGGCGGCGTGCAGCACCGCGACCGAGCCGGAACCCGACATCGCCGACGCCACCACCGCGACGGCCGAGGCCTTCCTCGACACCTACGTCGACGCCGGTCGCGTGGTGCGCACGGACCAGGGCGGCGACACCGTCAGCGAGGGGCAGGCATACGGCCTGCTCCTCGCCGTCGCCGCCGACGACCCGTCGCGCTTCGACAGCATCTGGGACTGGACGACCACCCACCTGCAGCGCGACGACGGCCTGCTGGCGTGGCAGTGGAAGGACGGCTCCGTCGTCGACGAGCAGCCCGCCTCGGACGCCGACCTCGATGCGGCGCGCGCGCTGGTGCTCGCGGGCGACGCCTTCGACCGCGACGACCTCCGCGAGCAGGGCGTGTCGCTCGGCGCCGCGGTCCTCGACGAGATGACGACAAAGAGCGCGCTCGGGCGCATCCTGCTGCCGGGACCGTGGGCCACGGCTTCGCCCCACGCCTACAACCCCTCGTACGCGTCGCCGGCCGCGTTCGACGTGCTCTCGCGCGCGTCGGGCGACCCCCGGTGGGAGGAGCTGGCCGCGGGTAGCGCAGCGGTGACGAGCGCACTAATGGATGCCAACACCCTGCCGACCAATTGGGCCACGGTCGCCGACGACGGCACCGTCGCGCTCGCGGGCTCCGCGGGCGGCGGGGGCGAGCCGGCCTACGGCTACGATGCCGCGCGCACGACCATCCGGTTCGCCGAGTCGTGTCATGACGGCGACCGCGCCCTCGCGGCGCGCGTGGCCGCGGCGCTCCCCGGCGGGGACGAGCTGCCCGCCGAGCTCGACGCGGGAGCCGGCGCCCTCACCTCGGACCGGCATCCGGTCGCGTACGCCGCACGGGCGGCCGCGCTCGCCGCGAGCGGGCGCGACGACGAGGCGCGAGCCGATCTGCAGCGCATGGCCGACACCGCGGCATCCACCCCCACGTACTACGGTGCGGCCTGGACGGCCCTCGCCACGGCGATGCTCACCGACGACGTGCTCGACGGCTGCCCCGCGCTCGCAGGCGACCCGGCCGCGGCGGACGCGCCCGGTGCGACGGGCGCCGGGGCGACGACGGCGCCGGGCGTCGGCGCGGCGGGCGGCTTCCAGAATCCGGTGACCCCCGCGGCGGCCAACACGGCCCCGCCCGTGCACATCTCGATCCCGGCGATCGGGGTGGACTCCGACCTCATCGGCCTCGACCGAGGGGACGACGGGTGGATCCAGTCGCCCCGGGACTACGACGCGGTCGGCTGGTACGAGAAGGGGGTCCTGCCCGGAGAGGTCGGTCCCGCGGTCATCGCGGGCCACGTCGATTCACCCACCGGACCGGCCGTTTTCTACGACCTCCCGCGACTGACGCCCGGCGATACGGTGTCGGTCCGCCGCGCCGACGGATCGACGGCCGACTTCGTGGTGACCGGACTGCAGACCGTCGAGAAGAACAGCTTCCCCACCGAATCGGTCTACGCACCGACACCGACGCCGCAGCTGCGGCTGGTCACGTGCGCCGGGGCGTGGGATCCGGCCAGCGGCCATTACGTCGACAACCTCGTCGTGACGGCCGTCGCCGCCTGA
- the rlmN gene encoding 23S rRNA (adenine(2503)-C(2))-methyltransferase RlmN, producing the protein MTEQPPVRTTTPRSVRPEGAPADTGIRQVRPKTEGWQQAKDETGRPLLQFASPKRGKPPVHLADLTHDERIAKLKELGLPGFRAKQLEKHYFTHYSSDAADMTDLPASGREELVAGMLPPLLTEVRRLETDRGDTIKFLWKLHDGALVESVLMRYPGRITLCVSSQAGCGMNCPFCATGQAGLTRNMSAAEIIEQIVRANALIAAGGLGGKKRDDHSLDRVSNIVFMGMGEPLANYARVMQAVRVMVDKEHGLGMSARGITVSTVGLVPAIKKLADEDIPVTFALSLHAPDDHLRDELIPVNSRWKVDEALDAARAYFDKTGRRVSIEYALIKDMNDHAWRADLLADKLNARGRGWVHVNPIPLNPTPGSIWTASEVPVQNEFVRRLNDAGIPTTLRDTRGKEIDGACGQLVATEEDEAAAEATPVG; encoded by the coding sequence ATGACCGAACAGCCCCCCGTGCGCACGACGACGCCCCGCTCGGTGCGCCCCGAGGGGGCCCCGGCCGACACCGGCATCCGCCAGGTGCGCCCGAAGACCGAAGGCTGGCAGCAGGCCAAGGACGAGACCGGTCGTCCGCTGCTGCAGTTCGCCAGCCCCAAGCGCGGCAAGCCGCCCGTGCACCTCGCCGACCTCACGCATGACGAGCGCATCGCCAAGCTCAAGGAGCTCGGCCTCCCGGGCTTCCGCGCGAAACAGCTCGAGAAGCACTACTTCACGCACTACTCGTCGGATGCCGCCGACATGACCGACCTCCCGGCATCCGGTCGCGAAGAGCTCGTCGCGGGGATGCTGCCGCCCCTGCTCACCGAGGTGCGTCGGCTCGAGACCGACCGCGGCGACACGATCAAGTTCCTCTGGAAGCTGCACGACGGCGCCCTCGTCGAGTCGGTGCTCATGCGCTACCCCGGCCGCATCACGCTGTGCGTGTCGAGCCAGGCCGGCTGCGGCATGAACTGCCCGTTCTGCGCCACCGGGCAGGCGGGGCTGACCCGCAACATGTCGGCCGCCGAGATCATCGAGCAGATCGTGCGCGCCAACGCCCTCATCGCCGCCGGCGGCCTGGGCGGCAAGAAGCGCGACGACCACTCGCTCGACCGCGTGTCGAACATCGTGTTCATGGGCATGGGTGAGCCGCTCGCCAACTACGCGCGCGTCATGCAGGCGGTGCGCGTGATGGTCGACAAGGAGCACGGCCTGGGCATGAGCGCCCGCGGCATCACCGTGTCGACCGTCGGACTCGTCCCCGCGATCAAGAAGCTTGCCGACGAGGACATCCCGGTGACCTTCGCCCTCTCGCTCCACGCCCCCGACGACCACCTGCGCGACGAGCTCATCCCGGTGAACTCCCGCTGGAAGGTCGACGAGGCCCTGGATGCCGCGCGCGCCTACTTCGACAAGACCGGGCGCCGCGTCTCGATCGAGTACGCCCTGATCAAGGACATGAACGACCACGCGTGGCGCGCCGACCTGCTGGCCGACAAGCTCAACGCGCGCGGTCGCGGCTGGGTGCACGTGAACCCCATCCCGCTGAATCCGACCCCGGGCTCGATCTGGACGGCATCCGAGGTGCCGGTGCAGAACGAGTTCGTGCGCCGTCTCAACGACGCGGGCATCCCGACGACCCTCCGCGACACCCGCGGCAAGGAGATCGACGGGGCGTGCGGTCAGCTCGTCGCGACCGAAGAAGACGAGGCGGCCGCCGAGGCGACCCCGGTCGGCTGA
- a CDS encoding glycoside hydrolase family 1 protein, translating to MGLPDGFLWGGALAANQAEGAWNEGGRGPAVSDVSKYRPNVDPREYAVHHQHTLESIAAAMADDDIAFFPKRRGIDFYHRYREDLALFAEMGFSVLRVSIAWSRLYPTGEELEPNEEGIAFYLDLFTEMRRLGIRPLVTLSHYDPPLALALKNNAWVDRSTIALFERFSRTCFERFGHLVDLWLSFNEIDGIIRHPFTSGGIIDETVEGSLEQACYTALHHQFVASASVTKMLHDMWPESEMGCMLTMLTTYPNTCHPDDVAATQAKERLLYLCTDVQAGGAYPRLALKALEAKSITIPFAEGDVELLREHPVDYISFSYYMTLTESVRPDAERTPGNTVLGVKNPFLPSSEWGWQIDPVGLRISLIDLYDRYGKPLFIVENGLGMRDELADDGRIHDPYRIDYFRSHFAEMIRAVDEGVELRGYTSWAPIDIISASSSQISKRYGFIHVDQDDLGNGTGERRRKDSFFWYQKVIASNGADLA from the coding sequence ATGGGATTGCCTGACGGATTCCTCTGGGGCGGCGCACTCGCCGCCAATCAGGCCGAGGGTGCCTGGAACGAAGGGGGCCGCGGTCCCGCGGTCTCGGACGTGTCGAAGTACCGGCCGAACGTCGACCCGCGCGAGTACGCGGTGCACCACCAGCACACGCTGGAGTCCATCGCCGCCGCGATGGCCGATGACGACATCGCCTTCTTCCCCAAGCGCCGCGGCATCGACTTCTACCACCGCTACCGCGAAGACCTGGCATTGTTCGCCGAGATGGGCTTCTCGGTGCTGCGCGTGTCGATCGCCTGGTCGCGGCTGTACCCGACCGGCGAAGAGCTCGAGCCGAACGAGGAAGGCATCGCGTTCTACCTCGACCTCTTCACCGAGATGCGCCGTCTCGGCATCCGCCCCCTGGTGACCCTGTCGCACTACGACCCGCCGCTCGCGCTCGCCCTGAAGAACAACGCGTGGGTCGACCGCAGCACGATCGCCCTCTTCGAGCGCTTCTCGCGCACGTGCTTCGAGCGCTTCGGCCACCTCGTCGACCTCTGGCTGTCGTTCAACGAGATCGACGGCATCATCCGTCACCCGTTCACCTCGGGCGGCATCATCGACGAGACCGTCGAGGGTTCCCTGGAACAGGCCTGCTACACGGCGCTACACCACCAGTTCGTGGCATCCGCGTCGGTGACGAAGATGCTGCACGACATGTGGCCGGAGTCGGAGATGGGGTGCATGCTCACGATGCTCACCACCTACCCGAACACCTGCCACCCCGACGACGTCGCGGCGACCCAGGCCAAGGAACGACTGCTCTACCTGTGCACCGACGTCCAGGCCGGAGGGGCGTACCCGCGGCTGGCGCTGAAGGCGCTCGAGGCGAAGAGCATCACGATCCCCTTCGCCGAGGGCGACGTCGAGCTGCTGCGCGAGCACCCGGTCGACTACATCTCGTTCTCGTACTACATGACCCTCACCGAATCGGTGCGCCCGGATGCCGAGCGGACCCCCGGCAACACGGTGCTCGGCGTGAAGAACCCGTTCCTGCCGTCCAGCGAGTGGGGGTGGCAGATCGACCCGGTGGGCCTGCGCATCTCGCTCATCGACCTCTACGACCGCTACGGCAAGCCGCTGTTCATCGTGGAGAACGGCCTGGGCATGCGCGACGAGCTCGCGGACGACGGCCGTATCCACGACCCCTACCGCATCGACTACTTCCGTTCTCACTTCGCAGAGATGATCCGCGCGGTCGACGAGGGCGTGGAACTGCGCGGCTACACGAGCTGGGCGCCGATCGACATCATCAGCGCCTCGTCGTCGCAGATCTCGAAGAGGTACGGTTTCATCCACGTCGATCAGGACGACCTCGGAAACGGCACCGGCGAACGGCGTCGCAAGGACTCGTTCTTCTGGTACCAGAAGGTCATCGCCTCGAACGGGGCCGACCTGGCGTGA
- a CDS encoding PRD domain-containing protein translates to MQIIKKVLNSSVVLVEDERGVERVLLGKGIGFAARPGDTVAPGSTDRVFVALDDADQRNLVELLAQIPGGFVELTRAIVMDAEKVGIELDAHIYLTLTDHLHFAVERQRRGLQVTNRLAWEVRTVYPREYEVGLRALGLLRDRTGVSLPDEEAANIAFHLVNSEVGRPAVDSMRVVGLVSDITTIVTHSGGVTLDADDLHTRRFLTHLQFFAERLFSDRLAGQDEDLLFATMTAKHPRAVATAERIRAFVLKEHEVAISDEEVGYLALHIARAQSS, encoded by the coding sequence ATGCAGATCATCAAGAAGGTGCTGAACTCCAGCGTCGTGCTCGTCGAGGACGAGCGCGGCGTGGAGCGCGTGCTGTTGGGCAAGGGCATCGGTTTCGCCGCGCGCCCGGGCGACACCGTCGCGCCGGGATCGACGGACCGGGTCTTCGTCGCGCTCGACGACGCCGATCAGCGGAACCTCGTCGAGTTGCTCGCCCAGATCCCCGGAGGCTTCGTCGAGCTCACGAGGGCGATCGTGATGGATGCCGAGAAGGTGGGCATCGAGCTCGACGCGCACATCTACCTCACGCTCACCGACCACCTGCATTTCGCGGTGGAGCGCCAGCGGCGGGGCCTGCAGGTCACCAACCGCCTGGCGTGGGAGGTGCGGACCGTCTACCCGCGCGAATACGAGGTGGGCCTTCGCGCCCTCGGACTGCTCCGCGACCGCACGGGGGTCTCGCTGCCCGACGAGGAGGCCGCCAACATCGCCTTCCACCTCGTCAACTCCGAGGTGGGACGACCGGCCGTCGACTCGATGCGCGTGGTCGGGCTCGTGTCGGACATCACGACGATCGTCACGCACTCCGGGGGAGTGACCCTGGATGCCGACGACCTCCACACCCGTCGGTTCCTCACCCACCTGCAGTTCTTCGCGGAGCGGTTGTTCAGTGACCGCCTCGCCGGTCAGGACGAAGACCTGCTCTTCGCGACCATGACGGCCAAGCACCCGCGCGCCGTCGCGACGGCCGAACGCATCCGCGCGTTCGTCCTCAAGGAGCACGAGGTGGCCATCTCCGACGAAGAGGTGGGCTACCTCGCCCTGCATATCGCTCGCGCCCAGTCGAGCTGA
- a CDS encoding Cof-type HAD-IIB family hydrolase, protein MTRIAFLDVDGTILEHGSVIAPSTVTAVRKARENGHLVWLSTGRSAGDIHPEVLAIGFDGAITNGGAYATRGGDPDEDALIVEQPMPRADVEALERYFEAHGIHYFLQTHGGVYASAGMGPVMTEYRRERHEKRAAELGAEGLPPEQPLWREPRPVSEVDRDAVAKAVFVSPSTDTVAHAAAALGEGFHVIPGSIPLPGGSNGEIGQAGVTKGSAITAVLDQLGLSATDAIGIGDSWNDVEMFEVVGTPVAMGNAAPELQRLAGRVTTAVLDDGVHNAFAELGLI, encoded by the coding sequence ATGACCCGCATCGCCTTCCTCGACGTCGACGGCACGATCCTCGAGCACGGTTCGGTGATCGCCCCCTCGACGGTGACCGCCGTGCGGAAGGCGCGCGAGAACGGCCACCTCGTGTGGCTCTCCACCGGGCGATCGGCGGGCGACATCCACCCCGAGGTGCTGGCGATCGGCTTCGACGGGGCGATCACCAACGGGGGCGCGTACGCGACCCGCGGCGGCGATCCCGACGAGGACGCCCTGATCGTCGAGCAGCCGATGCCCCGCGCCGACGTCGAAGCCCTCGAGCGCTACTTCGAGGCTCACGGCATCCACTACTTCCTCCAGACCCACGGGGGCGTGTACGCGAGCGCCGGCATGGGTCCCGTGATGACCGAGTACCGCCGCGAACGGCATGAGAAGCGCGCCGCCGAGCTCGGAGCCGAGGGCTTGCCGCCCGAGCAGCCCCTCTGGCGTGAGCCGCGGCCGGTCTCCGAGGTCGACCGCGACGCCGTCGCGAAGGCCGTGTTCGTCAGCCCGTCGACCGACACCGTCGCGCACGCGGCGGCCGCTCTCGGCGAGGGCTTCCACGTCATCCCGGGCTCGATCCCGCTGCCCGGCGGGTCGAACGGCGAGATCGGTCAGGCCGGCGTCACCAAGGGCTCCGCGATCACGGCGGTGCTCGATCAGTTGGGCCTGTCGGCGACGGATGCCATCGGCATCGGCGACAGCTGGAACGACGTCGAGATGTTCGAGGTCGTCGGCACGCCCGTCGCGATGGGCAACGCCGCGCCGGAGCTGCAGCGTCTCGCCGGCCGGGTGACCACCGCGGTTCTCGACGACGGCGTGCACAACGCGTTCGCGGAGCTCGGCCTGATCTGA
- a CDS encoding HPr family phosphocarrier protein produces the protein MAQRTAVFGSSSGLHSRPAATLARAAAASKHTVTLAAGDTSVDARSILALLQLGVKTGDEVALEVDGPEADRVADELQALLEQDLDAA, from the coding sequence ATGGCACAGCGCACCGCCGTCTTCGGCTCGTCCTCCGGCCTGCACTCCCGCCCCGCGGCGACTCTCGCCCGCGCGGCCGCGGCGTCGAAGCACACCGTCACCCTCGCCGCCGGTGACACCTCCGTCGACGCCCGCAGCATCCTCGCGCTGCTGCAGCTCGGCGTGAAGACGGGCGACGAGGTGGCCCTCGAGGTCGACGGTCCCGAGGCCGACCGCGTCGCCGACGAACTTCAGGCGCTGCTCGAGCAGGATCTCGACGCCGCCTGA
- a CDS encoding beta-glucoside-specific PTS transporter subunit IIABC, which yields MTTQDSARAILEHVGGAANVASLHHCSTRLRFTLADDSQADEAALKATPGVIGVVLGTQTQVIVGSGVNDYFREIEKLRTGSGTRAAARVDSAAPKLTLKRAGSVFMDFVVGVFTPIIPAVAGAGIFKSFLILAVALGWLQTTDQTYQVLTAIPDAVFFFLPLLVTYTAAKKLDVNIPLALGIVGLLVFPTFAGLLTQEGGVALFGLAVPAIAYNAQVFPPILAVLLLAVVERFARRISPSVISTFLVPLICFVIVAPATIFLLGPLGFFLGTLLTGAMLWLYGTLGWIAVALMAAALPFIVSVGMHKAFIPPTVATMASAGKESFYLVASLAHNLAEAGSSLAIAVRTKNKTLRGTAISSGISAFFGITEPALYGVTLQNRRAIISVVIGAFVGGSYLGIAAISAFALVSPGAASISMFIDMANPWNLLHAVIGAVVAMITSFIVSLVIWKDSDSATVRLLEKQAGTSTPVAARAAGEIVAPMTGEVIALEKVDDPVFSGGILGPGVAIRPTDGEVRAPITGTVSSLLPSRHALGILGDNGLEVLVHVGLDTVRLEGAPFTAHVAQGDRVEAGQPVLTADLAAIEAAGLDITTPVVVLNGDAYEVAPLVTGRVAAGAALLSTDAKETANGIA from the coding sequence ATGACCACTCAGGACAGCGCCCGCGCGATCCTCGAGCACGTCGGCGGAGCGGCCAATGTGGCCTCGCTCCACCACTGCTCGACCCGCCTCCGCTTCACGCTCGCCGACGACTCGCAGGCCGATGAGGCCGCCCTCAAGGCCACGCCCGGCGTCATCGGCGTGGTGCTGGGCACCCAGACCCAGGTGATCGTGGGCTCGGGCGTCAACGACTACTTCCGCGAGATCGAGAAGCTCCGCACCGGGAGCGGCACGCGCGCCGCGGCGCGCGTCGACTCCGCCGCGCCGAAGCTGACCCTCAAGCGCGCCGGGTCGGTGTTCATGGACTTCGTCGTCGGCGTCTTCACCCCGATCATCCCCGCCGTCGCCGGCGCGGGAATCTTCAAGTCGTTCCTCATCCTCGCCGTCGCGCTCGGCTGGCTGCAGACGACCGATCAGACCTATCAGGTGCTCACCGCGATCCCCGACGCGGTCTTCTTCTTCCTCCCGCTGCTGGTGACCTACACCGCCGCGAAGAAGCTCGACGTGAACATCCCGCTCGCGCTCGGCATCGTCGGCCTGCTGGTGTTCCCGACCTTCGCGGGTCTTCTCACCCAGGAGGGCGGCGTCGCACTGTTCGGTCTGGCGGTTCCCGCGATCGCGTACAACGCGCAGGTGTTCCCCCCGATCCTCGCCGTGCTGCTGCTCGCCGTCGTCGAGCGCTTCGCCCGCCGCATCAGCCCCAGCGTCATCAGCACGTTCCTCGTGCCGTTGATCTGCTTCGTCATCGTGGCGCCCGCCACGATCTTCCTGCTCGGTCCGCTCGGCTTCTTCCTGGGCACCCTGCTGACCGGGGCGATGCTGTGGCTGTACGGCACCCTTGGTTGGATCGCCGTCGCGCTGATGGCCGCCGCCCTGCCGTTCATCGTCTCGGTCGGCATGCACAAGGCGTTCATCCCGCCCACGGTGGCCACGATGGCCTCCGCGGGCAAGGAGAGCTTCTACCTCGTCGCGTCGCTCGCCCACAACCTCGCCGAGGCGGGCTCGAGCCTCGCGATCGCCGTGCGCACGAAGAACAAGACGCTGCGCGGCACCGCGATCTCGTCGGGCATCTCGGCGTTCTTCGGCATCACCGAGCCGGCGCTCTACGGTGTGACGCTGCAGAACCGCCGCGCGATCATCTCGGTCGTCATCGGAGCGTTCGTGGGTGGTTCGTACCTCGGCATCGCGGCGATCTCGGCCTTCGCCCTCGTCAGCCCGGGAGCGGCGTCCATCTCGATGTTCATCGACATGGCCAACCCCTGGAACCTGCTGCACGCGGTCATCGGCGCCGTCGTCGCCATGATCACCTCGTTCATCGTGTCGCTGGTGATCTGGAAGGACTCCGACTCGGCCACCGTGCGTCTGCTCGAGAAGCAGGCGGGCACGTCGACCCCGGTTGCGGCACGCGCCGCCGGCGAGATCGTCGCCCCCATGACGGGTGAGGTCATCGCCCTCGAGAAGGTCGACGACCCGGTGTTCTCGGGAGGCATCCTCGGACCCGGCGTCGCCATCCGCCCCACCGACGGCGAGGTGCGGGCCCCCATCACCGGCACCGTGTCGAGCCTGCTGCCCTCGCGCCACGCGCTCGGCATCCTGGGCGACAACGGCCTCGAGGTGCTCGTGCACGTGGGTCTCGACACCGTGCGCCTCGAAGGCGCGCCCTTCACCGCCCACGTCGCCCAGGGCGACCGCGTCGAGGCGGGTCAGCCCGTGCTGACCGCAGACCTCGCGGCGATCGAAGCCGCCGGACTCGACATCACGACGCCCGTCGTCGTGCTCAACGGCGACGCCTACGAGGTCGCCCCCCTCGTCACCGGACGCGTCGCCGCGGGCGCCGCTCTGCTGTCGACCGATGCGAAGGAGACCGCGAATGGGATTGCCTGA
- a CDS encoding enoyl-CoA hydratase/isomerase family protein, whose translation MTDGILLRIENGLARVTFDRPASLNAMDFPMARRWREVAHEVTSDAAVGAVILDANGPAFCAGGDVVAMSTTGAAGSDVTETAHAIHDGIRTFAEAPLPMVAAVQGAVAGGGLGLMLTADYIVASENARFVSRYANIGLTPDLGVSTLLPAAIGQRRALQLLLQDRMLTAAEALDWGLVAEVVASADLVTRVDEIARFWLEGATAAFGQATRLVRVGAARTLSENLDDEAATIGAAFETPEARARVAAFAAASAKGQRS comes from the coding sequence ATGACCGACGGCATCCTGCTCCGCATCGAGAACGGGCTCGCGCGCGTCACCTTCGACCGGCCCGCCTCGCTGAACGCGATGGACTTCCCGATGGCCCGCCGCTGGCGCGAGGTCGCCCACGAGGTCACCTCCGACGCCGCGGTGGGAGCGGTGATCCTGGATGCCAACGGCCCGGCGTTCTGCGCGGGCGGCGACGTCGTGGCGATGTCGACCACGGGTGCCGCGGGAAGCGACGTGACCGAGACGGCGCACGCGATCCACGACGGCATCCGCACCTTCGCCGAGGCCCCCCTGCCGATGGTCGCCGCCGTGCAGGGCGCCGTCGCCGGCGGAGGGCTCGGGCTCATGCTCACGGCCGACTACATCGTCGCGAGCGAGAACGCGCGCTTCGTCAGCCGGTACGCCAACATCGGACTCACCCCCGACCTGGGCGTCTCGACACTGCTGCCCGCCGCGATCGGCCAGCGCCGCGCGCTGCAGCTGCTGCTGCAGGACCGCATGCTCACCGCCGCGGAGGCCCTGGACTGGGGTCTGGTGGCCGAGGTCGTGGCATCCGCAGATCTGGTGACGCGCGTCGACGAGATCGCGCGCTTCTGGCTCGAGGGGGCGACCGCGGCGTTCGGGCAGGCCACGCGCCTCGTCCGCGTGGGCGCCGCGCGCACCCTCTCCGAGAACCTCGACGACGAGGCCGCCACGATCGGCGCGGCCTTCGAGACCCCCGAAGCGCGGGCGCGGGTCGCCGCGTTCGCCGCCGCCTCCGCGAAAGGACAACGCTCGTGA
- a CDS encoding SDR family oxidoreductase produces the protein MTLSGKTILMSGGSRGIGLAIALRAARDGANIAMLAKTDTPHPKLPGTVHTAADEIRAAGGQALPIVGDVRDEASITEAVMRTVGEFGGIDIVVNNASVIDLSGSLELATKKYDLMQDVNVRGTFLLSRAAVPPLKDAENPHILSLSPPLNVTPKWLGAHTGYSLAKFGMTMATLGLAAEFADAGIAANTLWPRTTIATAAVQNVIGGDRLMAVSRTPEIYADAAYEVLIAPARERTGQTLIVEDVLEASGVTDFSGYAAVPGTPDEAMYPDIFLD, from the coding sequence GTGACGCTTTCCGGGAAGACCATCCTCATGTCGGGCGGAAGCCGCGGCATCGGCCTCGCGATCGCGCTGCGCGCGGCCCGCGACGGCGCGAACATCGCGATGCTCGCGAAGACCGACACCCCGCACCCGAAGCTCCCCGGCACGGTGCACACGGCCGCCGACGAGATCCGCGCGGCCGGCGGGCAGGCGCTGCCGATCGTGGGCGACGTGCGCGACGAGGCCTCGATCACCGAGGCCGTGATGCGCACGGTCGGCGAGTTCGGCGGTATCGACATCGTCGTCAACAACGCCAGCGTCATCGACCTCTCGGGCTCGCTCGAGCTCGCGACCAAGAAGTACGACCTCATGCAGGACGTCAACGTGCGCGGAACGTTCCTCCTCTCGCGCGCTGCGGTGCCCCCGCTGAAGGACGCCGAGAACCCGCACATCCTGTCGCTCTCGCCGCCGCTGAACGTCACGCCGAAGTGGCTCGGGGCGCACACGGGGTACAGCCTCGCGAAGTTCGGCATGACGATGGCCACCCTCGGGCTCGCGGCCGAGTTCGCCGACGCCGGCATCGCGGCCAATACACTCTGGCCGCGCACGACGATCGCGACCGCCGCCGTGCAGAACGTCATCGGCGGCGACCGGCTCATGGCCGTGTCGCGCACGCCCGAGATCTACGCCGACGCCGCCTACGAGGTGCTGATCGCGCCCGCGCGCGAGCGCACCGGGCAGACGCTCATCGTCGAAGACGTGCTGGAAGCCTCGGGCGTGACGGACTTCTCGGGGTACGCGGCCGTGCCGGGCACCCCCGACGAGGCGATGTACCCGGATATCTTCCTGGACTGA
- a CDS encoding SDR family NAD(P)-dependent oxidoreductase, protein MDIAGASGLVTGGASGLGLATARRLTEAGARVTIVDLPTSNGAAIAEELGGSFAPADVTDAEQIAAAAALAAAAGPLRVVVNCAGIAPPAKVLDRDGNPSALADFERVVRVNLVGTYNVIAQTSAVIAQTDPTGGGDRGVIVNTASVAAFDGQIGQPAYSASKGGVHAMTLPIARELARHGIRVVTIAPGIMETPMLKGLPQAAQDSLGQQVPYPSRLGAPDEYARLVLAIADNGYLNGETIRLDGAIRMAPK, encoded by the coding sequence ATGGATATCGCAGGAGCATCCGGCCTCGTCACCGGCGGCGCCTCGGGCCTCGGACTCGCCACCGCGCGTCGTCTGACCGAGGCGGGAGCGCGCGTCACGATCGTCGACCTGCCGACATCGAACGGGGCCGCGATCGCCGAAGAGCTCGGCGGATCGTTCGCCCCCGCCGACGTGACGGATGCCGAGCAGATCGCCGCGGCCGCCGCCCTCGCCGCCGCCGCCGGACCGCTTCGCGTCGTCGTGAACTGCGCGGGGATCGCGCCGCCCGCCAAGGTGCTCGACCGCGACGGGAACCCCTCGGCGCTCGCCGACTTCGAGCGCGTCGTCCGCGTCAACCTCGTCGGCACGTACAACGTCATCGCGCAGACCTCCGCCGTCATCGCGCAGACCGACCCCACCGGCGGCGGTGACCGCGGCGTCATCGTGAACACCGCGAGCGTCGCGGCCTTCGACGGACAGATCGGCCAACCCGCGTACTCCGCGAGCAAGGGTGGCGTGCACGCCATGACGCTCCCCATCGCCCGGGAGCTCGCCCGCCACGGCATCCGCGTCGTCACCATCGCCCCCGGGATCATGGAGACGCCGATGCTCAAAGGACTCCCGCAGGCGGCACAGGACTCGCTGGGCCAGCAGGTGCCCTACCCCTCGCGCCTCGGAGCCCCCGACGAATACGCGCGCCTCGTGCTCGCGATCGCCGACAACGGCTACCTCAACGGCGAGACCATCCGCCTCGACGGCGCGATCAGAATGGCACCGAAATGA